A genomic window from Camelus ferus isolate YT-003-E chromosome 9, BCGSAC_Cfer_1.0, whole genome shotgun sequence includes:
- the LOC102511089 gene encoding cytochrome c oxidase subunit 7A1, mitochondrial — protein MRALRVSQALVRSFSSTARKRFENRVPEKQKLFQEDNDLPVHLKGGATDNILYRVTMTLCLGGTLYSLYCLGWASFPHKK, from the exons ATGAGGGCCCTGCGG gtCTCCCAGGCACTGGTACGCTCCTTTAGCTCTACCGCCCGGAAACGCTTTGAGAACCGAGTGCCTGAGAAACAGAAACTCTTCCAG GAGGACAATGACCTCCCCGTGCACTTGAAGGGCGGTGCGACCGACAACATCCTGTACCGAGTGACCATGACCCTGTGTCTGGGGG GCACTCTCTACAGCCTGTACTGTCTTGGCTGGGCCTCCTTCCCTCACAAGAAGTGA
- the CAPNS1 gene encoding calpain small subunit 1 — protein sequence MFLVNSFLKGGGGGGGGGGLGGGLGNVLGGLISGAGGGGGGGGGGGGGGGGGGTAMRILGGVISAISEAAAQYNPEPPPPRTHYSNIEANESEEVRQFRRLFAQLAGDDMEVSATELMNILNKVVTRHPDLKTDGFGIDTCRSMVAVMDSDTTGKLGFEEFKYLWNNIKKWQSVYKQFDFDRSGTIGSSELPGAFEAAGFHLNEHLYNMIIRRYSDEAGNMDFDNFISCLVRLDAMFRAFKSLDKDGTGQIQVNIQEWLQLTMYS from the exons ATGTTCCTGGTTAACTCGTTCTTGaagggtggcggcggcggcgggggaggcgggggcctGGGCGGGGGCCTGGGGAATGTGCTTGGAGGCCTGATCAGCGGGGCCGGAGGAGGCGGcggaggaggcggaggcggcggcggcggcggtggtggtGGCGGAACTGCCATGCGCATCCTGGGCGGGGTCATTAGCGCCATCAG TGAGGCGGCTGCGCAGTACAACCCAGAGCCCCCG ccccctCGCACCCATTACTCCAACATCGAAGCCAATGAGAGCGAGGAGGTCCGCCAGTTCCGGAGGCTCTTTGCCCAGCTGGCTGGAGAC GACATGGAGGTCAGTGCCACAGAACTCATGAATATTCTCAACAAAGTCGTGACCAGAC ATCCTGATCTGAAGACTGATGGTTTTGGCATCGACACCTGTCGCAGCATGGTGGCCGTGATGGAT AGTGACACGACTGGCAAGCTGGGTTTTGAGGAATTCAAGTACTTGTGGAACAACATCAAAAAGTGGCAG TCCGTATACAAACAGTTTGACTTTGACCGTTCAGGGACCATTGGCAGCAGTGAACTCCCAGGAGCCTTTGAGGCAGCAG GGTTCCACCTGAATGAGCATCTCTACAATATGATCATCCGACGCTACTCGGACGAGGCAGGGAACATGGATTTTGACAATTTCATCAGCTGCCTGGTCAGACTGGATGCCATGTTCC GTGCCTTCAAATCTCTTGACAAAGATGGTACTGGACAAATCCAGGTGAACATCCAGGAG TGGCTGCAGCTGACCATGTATTCCTGA
- the TBCB gene encoding LOW QUALITY PROTEIN: tubulin-folding cofactor B (The sequence of the model RefSeq protein was modified relative to this genomic sequence to represent the inferred CDS: deleted 1 base in 1 codon), which produces MEVTGLSAPTVTVFISSSLNSFRSQKRYSRSLTIAEFKGKLQLIVGCPASCMELELYGPDDKFYSKLDQEDALLGSYPVDDGCRIHVIDHSGARLGEYEDMSKVEKYKISQEAYDQRQDSVRSFLKRNKLGRYNEEERAQQEAESAQRLSEEEAQARAIAVGSRCEVRAPGQPPRRGTVMYVGLTDFKPGYWIGVRYDEPLGKNDGSVNGKRYFECQAKYGAFIKPSVVTVGDFPEEDYGLDEM; this is translated from the exons ATGGAGGTGACGGGCTTGTCGGCGCCCACAGTGACCGTTTTCATCAGCAGTTCCCTCAACAGCTTCCGCTCCCAGAAGCGGTACAGTCGCAGCCTCACCATAGCTGAGTTCAAG GGTAAACTACAGCTGATTGTAGGCTGCCCTGCTTCTTGCATGGAACTGGAACTGTATGGACCTGACGACAAGTTCTAC AGCAAGCTGGATCAGGAAGATGCACTGCTGGGCTCTTACCCCGTAGATGATGGCTGTCGCATCCAT gTCATTGACCACAGTGGTGCCCGCCTTGGGGAGTATGAGGACATGTCCAAGGTGGAGAAATACAAGATCTCACAAGAAGCCTATGACCAGAGGCAAG acTCAGTCCGCTCCTTCCTGAAGCGCAACAAGCTGGGCCGATACAACGAAGAAGAACGGGCACAGCAGGAGGCCGAGAGCGCCCAGCGCCTCAGCgaggaggaggcccaggcccGGGCCATCGCCGTGGGCAGCCGCTGTGAGGTGCGGGCGCCCGGGCAGCCCCCTCGCCGGGGCACCGTCATGTATGTAG GACTCACAGATTTCAAGCCTGGCTACTGGATTGGCGTCCGCTATGATGAGCCACTCGGGAAGAACGATGGCAG CGTGAATGGGAAACGCTACTTCGAATGCCAGGCCAAGTACGGCGCCTTCATCAAGCCATCCGTTGTGACAGTGGGGGACTTCCCCGAGGAGGACTACGGGTTGGACGAGATGTGA